The Trueperaceae bacterium genome window below encodes:
- a CDS encoding ATP-binding cassette domain-containing protein, whose protein sequence is MSTAISASDLSKRYGRTAAVDNVSFEIARGEIVGFLGPNGAGKTTTMRMLAGLIRPSAGSCSILGRPVPGPTLSEVGTMIEEPSFYPYLSGRANLRHAALLHGGVDERRIDEVLEFVGMDRAAVKRVGAYSQGMRQRLGLARALLWRPEVLILDEPTNGLDPVGIAEVREMLDTVARQGTTVLISSHILAEIEKVVERVLVIERGRLLYGGSLSGLLRRIEEQRVAYLLEASDPDRLARAVTELGLEHEWQGEERLRVFVPAAEGPTLISRLSAQGVELLEAHRESDNLEGAYLKLLREDGRPA, encoded by the coding sequence ATGAGCACAGCTATCTCGGCATCCGACCTCAGCAAGCGCTACGGGCGCACGGCGGCCGTCGACAACGTAAGCTTCGAAATCGCCAGAGGGGAGATCGTCGGCTTCCTGGGGCCGAACGGTGCAGGCAAGACGACGACGATGAGGATGCTCGCCGGCCTCATACGCCCCAGCGCGGGCAGCTGCTCGATCCTCGGCCGTCCCGTCCCCGGTCCAACACTTAGCGAAGTCGGAACGATGATCGAGGAGCCCTCCTTCTACCCCTACCTGAGCGGGCGGGCCAACCTCAGGCACGCCGCCCTCCTCCACGGCGGCGTCGACGAACGCCGTATCGACGAGGTGCTGGAGTTCGTGGGGATGGACCGCGCCGCCGTCAAACGCGTGGGGGCCTACTCGCAGGGGATGCGCCAGCGTCTTGGCCTGGCGCGCGCTCTGTTGTGGCGACCCGAAGTGCTGATCCTCGACGAACCGACGAACGGTCTCGACCCGGTGGGCATCGCCGAGGTGAGGGAGATGCTCGACACGGTGGCCCGGCAGGGAACAACGGTGCTCATCTCCTCCCACATCCTCGCCGAGATCGAGAAGGTGGTGGAGAGGGTACTGGTGATCGAACGAGGACGGCTCCTCTATGGAGGTTCGCTGAGCGGCCTGCTGCGCCGGATCGAAGAACAGCGCGTGGCCTACCTACTCGAGGCCAGCGACCCGGACCGGCTTGCACGAGCAGTGACCGAACTGGGACTCGAGCACGAGTGGCAGGGCGAGGAGCGACTCCGTGTCTTCGTCCCCGCAGCCGAGGGCCCGACGCTCATCTCCAGACTGAGCGCCCAAGGAGTGGAACTCCTCGAAGCTCATCGCGAGAGCGACAATCTCGAAGGCGCCTACCTGAAGCTACTGAGGGAAGATGGGAGGCCGGCGTGA
- a CDS encoding carboxypeptidase M32, with protein MRQEIDELLERLDEVAQLQGTAALLNWDQATYMPTGGAETRGRQLALITRLAHEKFVDPAVGSLLDRLERHLNDLDPHSFEARLITVTRFDFERATRVPAEFLAQLERHASRGYQLWARARPANDFGLVREHLERTVELSRLYASFFGGYEHVADALIDESDRGMTVARLRPLFGELRSELLPLLERQRHAQDDAASSLLHGCFPREAQIAFGEEVIRDFGFDFLRGRQDLSHHPFAISFGSGDVRITTRVKEHDLSEALFSTLHEAGHAMYEQGMDDFLDGTPLSGGVSSGVHESQSRLWENLVGRSLEFWGHYYPRLQERFPDQLMRIGLGAFYRAVNRVQPSLIRTDADELTYNLHVMIRFDLECELLEGSLPVRDLAEAWRARYLSDLGVESEGDGDGVLQDMHWYSGLVGGAFQGYTLGNILSAQLFAAAREAHPEIPDEIAQGRFDTLHDWSRRNIWRHGRKYTPDELVESSCGSGLTTAPYIRYLERKYDELGSVV; from the coding sequence ATGAGACAGGAGATCGATGAGCTGCTCGAACGGCTCGACGAGGTGGCCCAGCTTCAGGGGACGGCGGCGCTCCTCAACTGGGATCAGGCGACCTACATGCCCACGGGCGGGGCGGAGACGCGGGGACGCCAACTCGCGCTGATCACCAGGCTCGCTCACGAGAAGTTCGTCGACCCGGCGGTCGGGTCGCTGCTCGATCGCCTCGAGAGGCATCTGAACGACCTCGACCCTCATTCGTTCGAAGCCCGCCTCATCACCGTCACCAGGTTCGACTTCGAACGGGCTACCCGCGTTCCTGCCGAATTCCTGGCACAGCTCGAGCGGCACGCCTCCCGCGGCTACCAATTGTGGGCCCGGGCCCGGCCGGCCAACGACTTCGGGTTGGTGCGGGAGCACCTGGAGCGAACGGTCGAGCTCAGCAGGCTCTACGCCTCCTTCTTCGGCGGCTACGAGCACGTCGCGGACGCACTCATAGACGAGAGCGACCGCGGAATGACCGTGGCGCGGTTGCGTCCACTCTTCGGCGAGCTGCGCAGTGAACTGCTGCCGCTCCTCGAACGGCAGCGGCACGCCCAAGACGACGCAGCCAGTTCCCTCTTGCACGGTTGCTTCCCTCGCGAAGCGCAGATCGCGTTCGGAGAAGAGGTCATCCGCGACTTCGGCTTCGACTTCCTGCGTGGTCGACAGGACCTCTCCCACCACCCGTTCGCCATCTCGTTCGGTTCCGGCGACGTCCGGATCACCACCAGGGTCAAGGAGCACGACCTGAGCGAGGCCCTGTTCAGCACCTTGCACGAGGCCGGGCACGCAATGTACGAGCAGGGGATGGACGACTTCCTCGACGGCACGCCCCTATCTGGCGGCGTTTCGAGCGGGGTGCACGAGAGCCAGTCGCGGCTCTGGGAGAATCTGGTCGGTCGCTCGCTGGAGTTCTGGGGGCACTACTATCCCCGCTTGCAGGAGCGCTTCCCCGATCAACTGATGAGGATAGGACTGGGAGCTTTCTACCGGGCCGTCAACCGCGTTCAACCCAGCCTCATCCGCACCGACGCCGACGAACTCACCTACAACCTGCACGTGATGATCCGTTTCGACCTGGAGTGCGAGCTGCTCGAGGGCTCGCTCCCCGTGCGCGACCTGGCCGAAGCCTGGCGCGCGAGGTACCTGAGCGACCTGGGAGTCGAGAGCGAGGGGGACGGCGACGGGGTGCTGCAGGACATGCACTGGTACTCAGGACTGGTCGGAGGCGCCTTCCAGGGCTACACCCTGGGGAACATCTTGAGCGCTCAGCTCTTCGCCGCCGCTCGAGAGGCGCATCCCGAGATCCCAGACGAGATCGCCCAGGGGCGCTTCGACACTCTCCACGACTGGTCACGGCGCAACATCTGGCGTCACGGTCGCAAGTACACTCCCGATGAACTGGTCGAGAGCTCCTGCGGAAGCGGCCTGACGACAGCGCCTTACATCCGCTACCTCGAAAGGAAGTACGACGAGCTGGGGTCGGTCGTCTGA
- the metH gene encoding methionine synthase: MNELSLESLLAQRILVLDGAMGTMIQRERLDEGAFRGERFRDHPKPLAGANDVLCLTRPRLIMGIHEAYFAAGADIIETNTFNATRIGLFEYALDEVIYELNVAAARLAREAADRFSTPERPRFVAGSIGPTNRTASMSPDVENPGLRTVDFDALAVAYREQIKGLLDGGADLLLIETVFDTLNCKAAIFAAQEEFAARGRRWPLIVSGTITDASGRTLSGQTLEAFLISISHAPLTAVGLNCALGPSELRPHVEELARLTDLPTVCYPNAGLPNAFGGYDETPERMGRTLQEFVREGWVNIIGGCCGTTPEHISAFAELAEQHPPRRPPRLEPLPSFSGLEPLVLRPDSNFLNVGERTNVTGSKRFARLIRSGDFESALEVARDQVEGGAQMIDVNMDEGMLDGPVVMARFLDLLAAEPDIAKLPVMVDSSRWEVIETGLKRLQGKGVVNSISLKEGEAEFLRQARIARRLGAAVVVMAFDEQGQADDLGRRIEICRRAYRLLVDEVGMPTSDIIFDPNILTVGTGMTEHARYAVDYLAATSWIKENLPGALVSGGVSNVSFAFRGNPRVREAMNAAFLYHAVAAGMDMGIVNPSMLEVYEEIPADLLELVEDVLLDRRPDATERLISFAESNESDPRKRERDDAWRQGTTAERLRHALVRGVADFVEQDAEEARVELGSPLAVIEGPLMDGMNVVGDLFASGKMFLPQVVKSARVMKRAVAHLTPYLEAEKQAGSKAGKVLLATVRGDVHDIGKNIVGVVLSCNGYEVIDLGVMVPSERILEVAETEQVDVVGLSGLITPSLEEMVHVAGEMDRRGMSLPLLIGGATTSRIHTAVKIAPAYSGPTIHVVDASRSVGVASRVIGADRDAYASEVATLYGELREKHAQRGARVSLLPLEAARDNRFRFDPESARIVRPATLGVQVFEEYPLDELEQYIDWGPFFHAWQMPGRYPQILDHEEMGDAARKLFADGRAMLRRIVDEKLLKAQAVFGVFPANSVGDDIEVYEGEERHARLATFYTLRQQIEKREGPNLALADYVAPKESGVADYIGGFAVTAGVGADELARNFAEELDDFSSILVKSLADRLAEALAERIHARVRREFWGYAADEKLSADDLIRERYRGIRPAAGYPASPDHTEKRQLFELLRAEERTSIRLTESFAMHPGASVSGLYFAHPDSRYFAVGKILPDQVADYAVRKGMSEAEVQRWLAPNLAEPRAPAASAG, from the coding sequence ATGAACGAGCTCAGCCTGGAAAGCTTGCTGGCGCAGAGGATCCTCGTCCTCGACGGTGCGATGGGAACTATGATCCAGCGCGAGCGGCTCGACGAAGGGGCGTTCCGGGGCGAGCGTTTCCGGGATCACCCCAAGCCGCTGGCTGGCGCTAACGATGTCCTTTGCCTCACCCGTCCCCGCCTGATCATGGGCATCCACGAGGCCTACTTCGCGGCAGGCGCCGACATCATCGAGACCAACACCTTCAACGCCACCAGGATCGGGCTATTCGAGTACGCGCTCGACGAGGTCATCTACGAGCTCAACGTCGCCGCCGCCCGCCTGGCTCGAGAAGCGGCAGACCGTTTCTCGACTCCCGAGCGGCCGCGTTTCGTTGCGGGCTCCATCGGACCGACCAACCGGACCGCCAGCATGTCTCCCGATGTCGAGAACCCCGGACTCAGGACCGTCGACTTCGATGCGCTGGCCGTCGCCTACCGGGAGCAGATCAAGGGGCTGCTCGACGGGGGCGCCGATCTCCTGCTGATCGAAACCGTCTTCGACACACTCAACTGCAAGGCCGCGATCTTCGCGGCCCAGGAGGAGTTCGCCGCCCGGGGACGCCGATGGCCGTTGATAGTCTCGGGAACCATCACCGACGCCAGCGGTCGAACGCTTTCCGGGCAGACCCTCGAGGCGTTCCTGATCTCGATCTCGCACGCCCCGCTGACGGCCGTCGGACTCAACTGCGCCCTGGGCCCCAGCGAACTGCGGCCCCATGTCGAAGAGCTCGCGCGGCTCACCGATCTGCCGACCGTCTGCTACCCGAACGCCGGCCTGCCCAACGCCTTCGGTGGTTACGACGAGACTCCGGAGCGCATGGGGCGAACGCTGCAGGAGTTCGTGCGCGAAGGCTGGGTGAACATCATCGGGGGGTGCTGCGGCACGACACCGGAGCACATCAGCGCTTTCGCGGAACTCGCGGAGCAGCACCCGCCTAGACGCCCTCCGCGGCTCGAGCCGTTGCCCAGCTTCAGCGGGTTGGAGCCTCTGGTGCTGCGTCCCGATAGCAACTTCCTCAACGTCGGCGAACGCACCAATGTCACCGGCTCGAAACGGTTCGCCCGCCTCATCCGTAGCGGCGACTTCGAGAGCGCCCTGGAGGTAGCCCGCGACCAGGTCGAGGGCGGCGCTCAGATGATCGACGTGAACATGGATGAAGGCATGCTCGACGGCCCCGTCGTCATGGCCCGCTTCCTCGATCTGCTGGCGGCCGAACCCGACATCGCGAAGCTGCCGGTCATGGTCGACTCCTCCCGCTGGGAGGTCATCGAAACCGGACTGAAGCGTCTGCAGGGTAAGGGAGTGGTCAACTCCATCTCGCTGAAGGAGGGCGAAGCGGAGTTCCTCCGCCAGGCCCGTATCGCCCGCCGGCTCGGCGCCGCGGTCGTCGTCATGGCGTTCGACGAGCAGGGCCAGGCCGACGACCTCGGGCGGCGCATCGAGATCTGCAGGCGTGCCTATCGGCTGCTGGTGGACGAGGTAGGGATGCCTACCAGCGATATCATCTTCGACCCAAACATCCTCACCGTCGGCACCGGCATGACGGAACACGCCCGTTACGCCGTCGATTACCTCGCTGCCACCAGCTGGATCAAGGAGAATCTGCCTGGCGCCCTCGTGTCCGGCGGCGTTTCCAATGTGTCGTTCGCTTTCCGAGGCAATCCCAGGGTTCGGGAGGCCATGAACGCCGCTTTCCTCTACCATGCGGTAGCCGCCGGCATGGACATGGGCATCGTCAACCCCAGCATGCTGGAGGTATACGAGGAGATCCCTGCCGACTTGCTCGAACTCGTCGAGGACGTTCTACTCGACCGTCGTCCCGACGCTACCGAGCGCCTCATCTCGTTCGCCGAGAGCAACGAGTCGGACCCGCGCAAACGCGAGAGGGACGATGCCTGGCGCCAGGGCACCACGGCCGAACGGCTGCGCCATGCCCTGGTCCGAGGCGTAGCCGATTTCGTAGAGCAGGACGCCGAGGAGGCGCGAGTAGAGCTGGGCTCCCCCCTCGCTGTCATCGAAGGGCCGTTGATGGACGGCATGAACGTCGTGGGGGACCTCTTCGCATCGGGGAAGATGTTCCTGCCGCAGGTAGTCAAGAGCGCGAGGGTCATGAAGCGGGCGGTGGCACACCTGACACCCTATCTGGAGGCCGAGAAGCAGGCCGGCTCGAAGGCGGGTAAGGTCCTGCTGGCCACGGTTCGCGGCGACGTCCACGACATCGGCAAGAACATCGTGGGTGTGGTGCTGAGCTGCAACGGCTACGAGGTGATCGACCTCGGGGTCATGGTGCCTTCCGAGCGGATACTGGAGGTTGCGGAGACCGAGCAGGTGGACGTCGTCGGCCTCTCTGGCCTCATAACTCCGTCGCTCGAGGAGATGGTCCACGTGGCGGGTGAGATGGACCGGCGCGGCATGAGCCTGCCACTGCTCATCGGCGGGGCTACCACCTCGCGGATCCATACCGCGGTGAAGATCGCCCCGGCTTACAGCGGTCCCACCATCCACGTCGTCGATGCGTCGCGGAGCGTAGGCGTCGCGAGCCGGGTGATCGGTGCCGATCGTGACGCCTACGCCAGCGAGGTGGCGACTCTCTACGGCGAACTGCGGGAGAAGCACGCGCAGCGGGGGGCAAGGGTCTCCCTGCTTCCCCTCGAGGCCGCGCGCGACAACAGGTTCCGGTTCGACCCCGAATCGGCTCGGATCGTCCGCCCGGCAACCCTGGGAGTCCAGGTGTTCGAGGAGTACCCGCTCGATGAACTCGAGCAGTACATCGACTGGGGGCCCTTCTTCCACGCCTGGCAGATGCCCGGCCGCTATCCGCAGATCCTCGACCACGAGGAGATGGGGGACGCCGCCCGGAAGCTCTTCGCCGACGGCAGGGCAATGCTGCGGCGGATCGTCGACGAGAAGCTGCTGAAGGCCCAGGCCGTCTTCGGTGTCTTCCCAGCCAATTCGGTAGGCGACGACATCGAGGTCTACGAGGGCGAGGAACGGCACGCCCGTCTCGCTACCTTCTACACACTGCGCCAGCAGATCGAGAAGCGGGAGGGGCCGAACCTCGCTCTCGCCGACTACGTCGCACCGAAGGAGTCCGGCGTGGCCGACTACATAGGCGGCTTCGCGGTAACAGCCGGCGTAGGGGCAGACGAACTGGCGCGGAACTTCGCCGAGGAACTCGACGACTTCAGCAGCATCCTCGTCAAGTCGCTGGCGGACCGACTGGCTGAAGCGCTCGCCGAACGGATCCACGCTAGGGTGAGACGGGAGTTCTGGGGTTACGCGGCCGACGAGAAGCTCTCGGCGGACGACCTGATACGGGAGCGTTACCGGGGGATCCGCCCTGCCGCCGGGTACCCCGCCTCCCCTGACCATACTGAGAAGCGGCAACTCTTCGAACTGCTGAGGGCAGAGGAGCGCACCTCGATAAGGCTCACCGAGAGCTTCGCGATGCATCCCGGCGCCTCCGTGAGCGGGCTCTACTTCGCGCATCCCGACTCGCGCTACTTCGCGGTCGGCAAGATCCTGCCCGACCAGGTGGCGGACTATGCGGTGCGCAAGGGGATGAGCGAAGCCGAGGTACAGCGCTGGCTGGCGCCCAATCTGGCGGAACCGAGGGCTCCGGCAGCGAGCGCAGGCTAA
- a CDS encoding MFS transporter has protein sequence MSNRTSLALLAFLAFISLGLPDGLLGVAWPSIRREFGVPLDALGLLLTFTTAGYLTSSFLSGRILRALPIGTVLALSTMAAATALLGFSATPFWPLLVGLGFLAGLGGGAVDAGLNAYGATNFSPRTLNWLHAFFGLGTTIGPLIVTAVLEAGLTWRWSYLAVGAAQVLLAAIFFLSRGRWQRLDGLGSDSGRVTAARTRDTLRRPRVWLGMLLFFIYTGVELVVGVWSYTLLTIGRGVPEGTAGIFVSLYWGSLMAGRVLFGFIADRVPLIRTLRICVLAVLCGALLLWLAPVSSIALLGLMITGFFIAPVFASLVSLTPGRVGAEHADSAIGFQVASAGLGGALLTSLVGVLADSLGLEFVGAAVVVFVLLLLGLFEATVRSARQAAPVTGA, from the coding sequence ATGTCCAACCGCACATCTCTGGCCCTCCTGGCGTTCCTTGCTTTCATCAGCCTCGGTCTGCCGGATGGACTGCTGGGGGTAGCCTGGCCCTCGATCCGGCGTGAGTTCGGCGTCCCGCTCGACGCCCTCGGCCTGCTCCTCACCTTCACGACCGCCGGCTACCTCACCTCGAGCTTCCTGAGCGGGCGGATCCTGCGTGCGCTGCCGATCGGTACGGTCCTGGCCCTTTCGACAATGGCTGCCGCGACGGCCCTGCTCGGTTTCTCCGCGACACCCTTCTGGCCGCTGTTGGTGGGACTGGGCTTCCTAGCCGGCCTGGGAGGCGGCGCGGTTGATGCCGGTCTGAACGCCTACGGCGCCACCAACTTCTCCCCACGGACGCTCAACTGGCTCCATGCGTTCTTCGGGTTGGGCACTACGATCGGCCCGTTGATTGTGACGGCCGTACTCGAGGCGGGCCTGACCTGGCGCTGGAGCTACCTCGCGGTCGGCGCCGCGCAGGTGCTCCTGGCCGCCATCTTCTTCCTCAGCCGCGGTCGCTGGCAACGCCTGGATGGACTGGGTTCGGATTCCGGGCGGGTTACTGCCGCCCGAACCCGCGACACGCTCCGCCGGCCCAGGGTCTGGCTGGGGATGCTCCTCTTCTTCATCTATACCGGCGTGGAGCTCGTCGTTGGGGTGTGGAGCTATACGCTGCTGACCATCGGTCGAGGGGTGCCCGAAGGTACCGCCGGGATCTTCGTGAGTCTCTACTGGGGCAGCCTCATGGCGGGAAGGGTCCTCTTCGGGTTCATCGCCGACCGGGTACCGCTCATCAGAACTCTTCGCATCTGCGTGTTGGCCGTCCTCTGCGGCGCGTTGCTGCTCTGGCTCGCGCCCGTCAGTTCGATCGCGCTGCTCGGGCTGATGATCACCGGCTTCTTCATCGCTCCCGTATTCGCCTCGCTCGTGAGCCTGACTCCAGGAAGGGTGGGCGCCGAACACGCCGACAGCGCCATCGGTTTCCAGGTCGCCTCCGCCGGCCTTGGCGGGGCGCTGCTCACCTCGTTGGTTGGCGTGCTGGCAGACTCACTGGGCCTGGAGTTCGTAGGTGCCGCGGTCGTGGTCTTCGTCCTCCTGCTGCTGGGCCTCTTCGAAGCTACGGTGCGGTCCGCGCGCCAGGCTGCGCCCGTTACCGGCGCCTGA
- a CDS encoding 2-dehydropantoate 2-reductase, with product MRIAVVGAGAVGGYFGGRLAAAGHQVHLLARGEHLRALAERGLRLRSPLGDLHGLNVPATDDPHGIGPVDVVLVTVKARDLAAAAETTQLLIDDHTAVIPLQNGIVAEAELSEALGAERVMGGVAQIEAVIAEPGVIEHRSQFAKLTFGELDGSRSSRALRFLRACEEAGIDASLSEEIIVDLWNKWIFICAFSGMTTLCRRPIGPILADEDLARVYRRLLEEMVDLARASGVALDGDAVEERLRFSREKLHPQMRSSLLGDLERGKPLELDALNGHAVRLGRRLGVPTPANEVVYAALKPFREGR from the coding sequence ATGCGCATAGCAGTAGTGGGTGCTGGAGCGGTGGGAGGCTACTTCGGCGGACGGTTGGCCGCCGCGGGGCATCAGGTGCACCTGCTCGCCCGCGGCGAGCACCTGAGAGCGCTCGCGGAGCGCGGTCTCAGGCTCCGGAGCCCGCTGGGCGACCTCCACGGCCTGAACGTGCCGGCAACGGACGACCCGCACGGGATCGGCCCGGTGGACGTTGTGCTCGTCACCGTCAAGGCTCGCGACCTCGCGGCCGCGGCCGAGACGACCCAGCTGCTCATCGACGACCACACCGCGGTGATCCCGCTGCAGAACGGCATCGTAGCCGAGGCTGAGCTGAGCGAGGCGCTCGGTGCGGAACGGGTGATGGGCGGGGTCGCTCAGATCGAGGCGGTGATAGCGGAACCGGGGGTGATCGAGCACAGGAGTCAGTTCGCCAAGCTCACCTTCGGGGAGCTCGATGGCAGTCGCAGCAGCAGGGCGCTGAGGTTCCTGCGCGCTTGCGAGGAAGCTGGCATCGACGCCTCCCTCTCCGAAGAGATAATCGTAGACCTGTGGAACAAGTGGATTTTCATCTGTGCTTTCAGCGGCATGACGACTCTCTGCCGTAGGCCTATCGGGCCGATTCTGGCCGACGAGGATCTCGCTCGCGTCTACCGCCGCCTGCTCGAGGAGATGGTCGACCTGGCCCGGGCCAGCGGCGTCGCCCTCGACGGCGACGCGGTCGAAGAGAGGCTCCGGTTCAGCCGGGAGAAACTCCACCCGCAGATGCGCTCCTCGCTTCTCGGCGACCTGGAGCGGGGCAAGCCCCTCGAACTGGACGCCCTCAACGGTCACGCCGTCAGGCTGGGCCGGCGGCTGGGGGTGCCCACCCCAGCGAACGAAGTCGTGTACGCAGCCCTCAAGCCGTTCCGGGAGGGGCGCTGA
- a CDS encoding TerC family protein produces the protein MEWISSPEAWIALLTLTVLEIVLGIDNIIFISILSGKLPKEQQSRARTLGLAAAMIMRILLLLSIAWIIGLTRPLFEIFSFEVSGRDLILLGGGLFLLGKATHEIHDKLEGESSSEVARVVPSFVGVIVQIMLLDIVFSLDSVITAVGMAEDLMVMIIAVVIAVGIMLVAAGPISEFVEQHPTVKMLALSFLLLIGMSLIAEAFGQHIPKGYIYFAMGFSVFVELLNLRVRSKEAPVKLRGPYGESAAPESGQD, from the coding sequence ATGGAGTGGATCTCGTCACCCGAAGCCTGGATCGCCCTGCTCACTCTTACTGTCCTCGAGATAGTACTGGGCATCGACAACATCATCTTCATCTCGATCCTCTCCGGCAAGCTCCCCAAGGAGCAACAGTCCCGCGCCCGGACGCTGGGTCTGGCCGCGGCGATGATCATGCGCATCCTGCTGCTCCTCTCGATCGCCTGGATCATCGGTCTGACGCGTCCGCTCTTCGAGATCTTCAGCTTCGAGGTCTCAGGTCGCGATCTGATCCTCCTTGGTGGCGGCCTCTTCCTGCTGGGGAAGGCTACCCACGAGATCCACGACAAACTCGAGGGGGAGAGCAGTTCCGAGGTCGCCCGCGTCGTCCCATCGTTCGTGGGCGTGATAGTTCAGATAATGCTGCTAGATATCGTCTTCTCGCTCGACTCGGTGATCACCGCCGTGGGCATGGCCGAGGACCTCATGGTCATGATCATCGCGGTCGTGATCGCCGTGGGCATCATGCTGGTGGCAGCTGGTCCGATCTCGGAGTTCGTGGAGCAGCACCCGACGGTCAAGATGCTGGCACTCAGCTTCCTGCTGCTCATCGGCATGTCGCTGATAGCCGAGGCGTTCGGACAGCACATACCCAAGGGCTACATCTACTTCGCGATGGGTTTCAGTGTCTTCGTCGAACTGCTGAACCTGCGAGTGAGGAGCAAGGAGGCGCCGGTCAAGCTGCGGGGGCCGTACGGGGAGTCCGCGGCACCCGAGAGCGGTCAGGACTGA
- a CDS encoding CPBP family glutamic-type intramembrane protease — MGVFYLLVAWPLALGAGLVDPHTALGSPVSLLALALRVFLLPSLVEEAFFRVLLNPHPAEEPARNAVLGRGASSLLVYVLVHPLAGLLLRAPVPFFDPAFLLLTTLLGAACLLLYLRSGSIWPPVTLHWLVVTAWLILGGRGVLNAG; from the coding sequence GTGGGGGTCTTCTACCTGCTCGTGGCCTGGCCCCTGGCGCTCGGCGCCGGACTGGTCGATCCCCATACCGCACTGGGCTCGCCAGTCTCGCTGCTGGCCCTGGCGCTGCGGGTCTTCCTGCTCCCGTCCCTGGTCGAGGAAGCGTTCTTCCGGGTACTCCTCAATCCCCACCCTGCCGAGGAACCCGCTCGAAATGCCGTCCTCGGCCGGGGCGCTTCGTCCCTGCTCGTCTACGTCCTCGTGCACCCTCTCGCCGGCCTGCTCCTGCGGGCACCGGTCCCCTTCTTCGATCCCGCTTTCCTGCTCCTCACCACCCTGCTGGGCGCAGCCTGTCTGCTCCTCTACCTCAGAAGCGGCTCGATCTGGCCGCCGGTGACCCTCCACTGGCTTGTAGTCACCGCCTGGCTGATCTTAGGAGGCAGGGGCGTTCTTAATGCTGGTTGA
- a CDS encoding methylenetetrahydrofolate reductase, with the protein MRISIELVPRNETDLRAQLAEVESLPRVDTVNIPDISRFELRSWQSCGAARESVDRVIPHLRAIDVDLERPVAAARELECGGVEEALVVAGDVPADMSRRVYATSTLDLIRKLRREHPSLALYAAFDPYRQGMLAERTYADQKLEAGAIGLFTQPFFDVRLMEVYAEQLAGIEVFWGVTSVLSMRSRRYWQTRNRAVFPAGFQPTLEWNRRLAKDALTFVETHGGNIYFMPIRAGIGEYLHGIL; encoded by the coding sequence GTGCGGATCTCGATAGAGCTTGTGCCACGGAACGAAACCGACCTGCGGGCTCAGCTCGCCGAGGTGGAAAGTTTGCCCCGCGTCGACACCGTCAACATCCCCGACATCAGCCGTTTCGAGCTGAGGAGCTGGCAGAGTTGCGGTGCCGCCAGGGAGAGCGTCGACCGGGTGATCCCCCACCTGCGGGCGATCGACGTCGACCTCGAGCGGCCGGTGGCCGCTGCCAGGGAGCTGGAGTGCGGCGGGGTTGAGGAGGCGCTGGTGGTGGCCGGCGACGTGCCTGCGGACATGTCGCGACGGGTCTACGCGACGAGCACCTTGGATCTGATCCGCAAGCTCCGGCGCGAGCATCCATCGCTCGCGCTCTACGCCGCCTTCGACCCGTACCGGCAAGGCATGCTGGCCGAGCGCACCTACGCCGACCAGAAGCTGGAAGCCGGCGCCATCGGGCTATTCACCCAACCGTTCTTCGACGTGCGGCTGATGGAGGTATACGCCGAACAACTGGCTGGTATCGAAGTCTTCTGGGGCGTGACGAGCGTGCTTAGCATGCGCTCCCGGCGCTACTGGCAGACGCGCAACCGGGCCGTCTTCCCGGCCGGCTTCCAACCGACCCTCGAATGGAACCGGCGACTGGCGAAGGATGCGCTCACCTTCGTGGAGACCCACGGCGGCAACATCTACTTCATGCCCATACGAGCCGGCATCGGTGAGTACCTCCACGGTATCCTCTAG